Proteins encoded together in one Candidatus Cloacimonadota bacterium window:
- a CDS encoding AAA family ATPase — translation MVLPINIKELLNGKVVEWERLEFKKGWNPEGTLHSICAFANDINNWGGGYIIIGVEEQEGIPILPPIGLNQNQLDPIQKKLHEICHHIKPNYFPIVEPYNFEGKHILIIWIPGGDTRPYKAPDTISKGSPNFYWIRHFSNTVKANREEEQLLLGMAAKIPFDDRINHHADINDYELNLIKEFLKEINSDFTIQSNTTMEDISHVLQIGRGPQENFKPLNVGLLFFTSDPSHYFPCARIEIVEFLDDVGDNLIEKTFSGPIHVQIRSALQYIKNSIIKEKVNKVSGQAEANRFYNYPYEAIEEALVNAVYHRSYELREPVEVSIKQDMIEILSFPGPLPPIDNDSLKQFRVTARCYRNRRIGDFLKELHLTEGKATGFPKIRKSMKINGSPDPIFEMDKDRVYFLTTIKIHPDFELEPSSDQVTDQVGTKSGLSRDQVMSQANLHENNELIGSLVLSLSQACPKLAKPEIHARILLYCFDPRKITEIMAIVKQTNRSRFKKIYIDKLIELNFLEYTNPKKVIDPNQKYRLTERGKLFLEKIKK, via the coding sequence ATGGTTTTACCAATAAACATTAAAGAACTGCTGAATGGAAAAGTTGTCGAATGGGAACGGCTCGAATTTAAAAAGGGCTGGAATCCTGAAGGCACTCTTCATTCAATATGTGCATTCGCAAATGATATAAATAATTGGGGTGGTGGATACATCATTATCGGTGTAGAAGAACAGGAGGGAATTCCAATTTTACCTCCAATAGGACTGAACCAAAACCAATTGGATCCGATCCAGAAAAAACTTCATGAAATCTGTCATCATATTAAACCTAATTACTTTCCGATAGTTGAACCGTACAATTTTGAAGGCAAACATATATTAATAATTTGGATTCCCGGTGGCGATACAAGACCGTATAAGGCACCCGATACTATATCAAAAGGATCACCGAATTTTTATTGGATTCGCCACTTTTCAAACACAGTCAAAGCAAACAGAGAAGAAGAACAATTACTTCTTGGAATGGCTGCTAAAATACCTTTTGATGACAGGATCAATCATCACGCTGATATCAACGATTATGAGCTGAATTTGATTAAAGAATTTCTTAAAGAGATTAATAGTGATTTTACAATTCAAAGCAATACTACTATGGAAGATATATCTCATGTCCTTCAAATCGGCAGAGGACCACAAGAAAATTTCAAACCTCTGAATGTTGGTTTGTTGTTTTTCACTTCCGATCCATCACATTACTTTCCGTGTGCCAGGATTGAAATTGTCGAATTCTTAGATGATGTTGGTGATAATTTGATAGAGAAAACATTCTCCGGTCCAATACATGTTCAAATTCGATCTGCACTTCAATACATAAAAAACAGTATCATTAAAGAAAAAGTAAATAAAGTTTCCGGTCAAGCTGAGGCAAATCGCTTTTATAATTATCCCTATGAAGCAATTGAAGAAGCTTTAGTCAATGCAGTTTATCACAGGAGTTATGAACTAAGAGAGCCAGTTGAAGTAAGTATTAAACAAGATATGATCGAAATTTTATCATTCCCGGGACCATTACCGCCGATAGATAATGATAGTTTGAAACAATTTAGGGTTACTGCCCGATGTTACAGGAACAGAAGAATAGGGGATTTCCTTAAAGAACTTCATCTTACAGAAGGGAAAGCTACAGGATTTCCAAAAATTAGAAAAAGCATGAAAATAAACGGATCGCCGGATCCCATTTTTGAAATGGATAAAGATCGAGTTTACTTTTTGACTACGATAAAAATCCATCCGGATTTTGAATTGGAACCAAGTAGTGACCAAGTCACCGACCAAGTAGGGACTAAGTCGGGACTAAGTCGGGACCAAGTTATGTCTCAAGCTAATCTCCATGAAAACAATGAACTTATCGGATCTCTTGTCCTAAGCTTGTCTCAAGCTTGTCCTAAGTTAGCAAAACCAGAAATTCACGCTAGAATCTTGCTTTATTGTTTTGATCCTCGCAAAATTACTGAAATTATGGCTATTGTAAAACAAACTAATCGAAGTAGATTTAAAAAAATATATATAGATAAGTTAATTGAATTGAATTTTTTAGAATACACTAATCCAAAAAAAGTAATTGATCCTAACCAAAAATACCGGCTTACAGAACGCGGTAAATTATTCCTGGAGAAAATAAAAAAATGA
- a CDS encoding helicase, producing the protein MRKSKMAKLVTNQKEFLSEIIDNILPSSNNLYFLVGYFYFSGFEQMYKNINDKKMKILIGMNIEKNMSNKIKEFTIIQEINQSRLEIKKSYFKSFVEIFNDTDYFDSEEKQEAFRIFIGKMKDGSLEIRKTEHPNHAKLYLFEHKEEVSQNGLNPGTMITGSSNLTRAGLKGQHEINVILRDEYPEGKRIFDELWEMAIDIVNEGNLDEFMEEVFEKVWIDKLYKPYLFYIRILIEYFAIRESGEVVFPDEITEGQFFNLKYQIDAVRKSIQIIEQHNGVLISDVVGLGKSIIASTVAFNMRKKVIIIAPPHLHYQWDKEYRTIFKFNAVVFGTGSIHKAIDHLRNVWNDEEVLIIVDEAHKFRNENTDDYINLHKLCQGNKVMLLTATPFNNRPQDIFAMIKLFQIPSKSTIRTVDNLSYQFQQMIKEYKAINKERKKKDVDEAKLKRRIQNLAKKIRHILEPVIIRRSRIDLDKIKEYKNDLKKQGFKYVFAEAPIEKEYYLGDLAELYLKTLNTIYHEESKKNKGKKTDKIEFIGARYKPVNYLKDLSKFKERLKAEHQHIDADVIRVAQSNLADFMRRLLVSRFESSINAFKCTLNSMIKSMESVKKYYEKAAKIPVFKKGNLPDIDSFKDIGEDVKNDLENYNFEKELEKQYEKGLFFIPKDDLKEDFIKDLDQDLNLLINIRKEWFENGIKTDPKLENFKIEIQKQLKDDPKRKIVVFSEYADTAKYIFEEIKKDKNIRAFYYSSKISSTENKKVIRENFDASNKIQKDYYDIIIATDALSEGVNLNRAGTVFNYDIPYNPTRVIQRVGRINRIGKMLFNKLFIYNYFPTDIGEEEIRVKQISTLKKAMIDALLGEDTKVLTKEEELKSYFHQKYNEALKLQEQESWDTKYQDDLYYLKKKKPELIEKALSIPRRSRIQRTEKKSQSGVIIFGKKAEDYTFRLGTSETESHALSVEEAFELFEAEISEKPKKVSKHFEKIYQQTKDNMFISKTQVSTSGKKGEAINKIELLIELSPEKKDYFADLYFVAKELNGLPDGVFTLIRKIDSENLKDDVNDLIKKVPHNYLAKIIKKANKIDEGTETLILAEELI; encoded by the coding sequence CAAGATTGGAGATCAAGAAAAGTTACTTTAAATCTTTTGTAGAGATATTTAATGATACTGATTATTTTGATTCCGAAGAAAAGCAGGAAGCATTCAGGATTTTCATAGGAAAAATGAAGGATGGTTCGCTGGAAATAAGAAAAACAGAACATCCAAATCATGCAAAATTATATTTGTTTGAGCATAAAGAAGAGGTTAGTCAAAATGGCTTAAATCCGGGGACTATGATAACCGGCTCAAGTAACTTAACAAGAGCAGGCTTGAAGGGACAACACGAAATTAATGTAATTTTAAGAGATGAATATCCGGAAGGAAAAAGAATTTTTGATGAACTGTGGGAAATGGCAATTGATATTGTGAACGAAGGAAATCTGGATGAATTTATGGAAGAAGTTTTCGAGAAGGTCTGGATTGATAAACTCTATAAACCATATTTATTTTACATAAGAATATTAATTGAATATTTTGCTATAAGAGAATCTGGTGAAGTTGTTTTTCCTGATGAAATTACGGAAGGACAATTCTTTAATCTGAAGTATCAGATCGATGCCGTCAGAAAGTCCATACAAATTATAGAACAACATAACGGAGTATTAATTTCTGATGTTGTTGGACTGGGAAAAAGTATTATTGCTTCCACAGTTGCTTTTAATATGAGAAAGAAAGTGATAATAATAGCTCCTCCACATCTGCATTATCAATGGGATAAAGAATATCGCACGATCTTCAAATTCAATGCTGTCGTTTTCGGAACTGGTTCGATTCATAAAGCTATTGATCATCTACGAAATGTTTGGAATGATGAAGAAGTATTAATAATCGTTGATGAAGCTCACAAATTCAGAAATGAAAACACCGATGATTACATAAATCTACACAAACTTTGTCAGGGGAATAAAGTAATGCTACTTACAGCAACTCCATTCAACAACCGACCTCAAGATATTTTTGCGATGATAAAACTTTTTCAAATACCATCAAAATCTACGATCCGCACAGTCGATAATCTTTCCTATCAATTCCAGCAAATGATCAAAGAATACAAAGCAATTAATAAAGAAAGAAAAAAGAAGGATGTTGATGAAGCAAAGCTGAAAAGAAGAATCCAAAATCTTGCAAAAAAGATCAGACATATTTTAGAACCTGTTATTATCAGACGATCAAGAATAGACCTTGATAAAATTAAAGAATATAAAAACGATTTGAAGAAACAAGGTTTCAAATATGTATTTGCAGAAGCTCCAATCGAAAAAGAATATTATCTCGGTGATCTTGCAGAATTATATTTAAAAACATTAAATACAATTTATCATGAAGAATCCAAGAAAAATAAAGGAAAGAAAACAGACAAAATCGAATTTATCGGCGCAAGATACAAGCCTGTAAACTACTTGAAAGATCTATCGAAATTTAAGGAAAGATTGAAAGCAGAGCACCAACACATTGATGCTGATGTAATACGCGTTGCTCAATCTAATCTGGCAGATTTTATGAGAAGACTGCTCGTTTCCAGATTTGAAAGTTCTATAAATGCCTTTAAATGCACGCTGAATTCGATGATCAAATCTATGGAATCAGTAAAAAAATATTATGAAAAAGCAGCCAAAATTCCTGTTTTTAAGAAAGGTAATTTGCCGGACATCGATTCATTCAAAGATATTGGTGAAGATGTTAAGAATGATCTGGAAAATTATAATTTTGAAAAAGAATTGGAAAAACAATATGAAAAAGGATTGTTCTTCATTCCCAAAGATGACTTGAAAGAAGATTTTATCAAAGATTTAGATCAGGATTTGAATTTGCTAATAAATATTAGGAAAGAATGGTTTGAAAATGGAATAAAAACCGATCCTAAACTTGAAAATTTCAAAATCGAAATTCAAAAACAATTGAAAGATGATCCAAAAAGGAAAATCGTTGTTTTCAGCGAATATGCCGATACTGCCAAGTATATATTTGAAGAAATTAAAAAAGATAAAAACATCAGAGCTTTCTACTATTCTTCCAAAATTTCTTCTACAGAAAATAAAAAAGTTATCAGAGAAAATTTCGATGCTTCCAATAAAATCCAAAAAGATTATTATGACATTATAATCGCAACCGATGCTCTTTCTGAAGGTGTGAATTTAAACAGAGCCGGAACAGTTTTCAATTATGATATCCCATATAATCCAACCAGAGTTATTCAAAGAGTGGGAAGAATTAACAGGATCGGGAAAATGCTTTTCAATAAACTCTTCATTTACAATTATTTCCCTACTGATATCGGTGAGGAGGAAATTCGAGTAAAACAGATATCAACTTTAAAGAAAGCGATGATCGATGCACTTCTCGGAGAAGATACAAAAGTCCTGACAAAAGAAGAAGAACTGAAATCTTACTTCCACCAGAAATATAATGAAGCTTTAAAGTTGCAGGAACAGGAATCGTGGGACACTAAATATCAAGATGATCTGTATTATTTGAAAAAGAAAAAACCTGAATTGATCGAAAAAGCTCTCTCCATTCCACGCCGTTCCAGAATTCAGCGAACAGAAAAGAAATCACAATCAGGCGTTATTATTTTTGGCAAAAAAGCAGAGGATTATACTTTCAGATTGGGAACAAGTGAAACAGAATCTCATGCACTTTCGGTTGAAGAAGCATTTGAACTCTTTGAAGCAGAAATTTCTGAAAAGCCAAAGAAAGTATCAAAACATTTTGAGAAAATATATCAACAAACAAAAGACAATATGTTCATTTCCAAAACGCAGGTTTCAACATCGGGTAAAAAAGGGGAGGCGATCAATAAAATCGAGCTTCTCATAGAATTGTCTCCCGAAAAGAAAGATTATTTCGCCGATCTTTACTTTGTTGCCAAAGAACTGAATGGACTTCCCGATGGTGTTTTTACATTAATAAGAAAAATTGATTCAGAAAATCTGAAAGATGATGTTAATGATTTAATTAAAAAAGTTCCTCATAACTATCTTGCGAAAATAATTAAGAAAGCAAATAAAATTGACGAAGGAACTGAAACCTTGATTCTTGCTGAAGAACTAATTTAA